One Frankia alni ACN14a DNA window includes the following coding sequences:
- a CDS encoding purple acid phosphatase family protein, which yields MDANPTTSSAGPSRRTMLRTAAIGGGLTVAAGPTLWRQPAFAGTGPDTAPEQVHLGWGDDPATAVTVSWVSPAAVRRPRVRLGTAAGGFGRFVDAEERTYVDGLNGQRVVTYHAKLRGLDPGTAYVYQVDTADGPVPAGPSTAGPGGPGGSGGPGGTFTTARRGRFPFRFTSYGDLATDKAWTISSPNAFHAVDAVERFAPLFHLLNGDLCYANLTFAQQPAVWRDFGVNVARSAANRPWMPALGNHEIEFGNGPHGYESYLTRFSLPSNGIRGLAGNFYSYRVGSALFVSLDADDVIYQDGGAFAATDVVPPNGAATIPAGHSQYNRLYTGPLAAGPNGTLTPGGNLQTRWLERTLAAARADRTIDWIIVQTHQCPLSSSATGNGSDLGLRQAWLPLFDRYQVDLVVSGHDHDYERTFPVRGFDRDRGTEVAGGATVDTLRPRPVVTDPTADTFDTDAGTVYLVLGGGGTSGPTDSYGATPTGARQGKVITRRTEITRNASTGTYAKSPADAVEEAVWSARPDASGHPYGIAVFDLDPGSRPGGPTTITVSYHHAPRVQAGDPAPAYTLLERFTLRRRRSD from the coding sequence ATGGACGCGAACCCCACGACCAGCTCGGCCGGGCCGTCCCGGCGCACCATGCTGCGCACGGCCGCGATCGGCGGCGGGCTGACCGTCGCCGCCGGCCCCACCCTGTGGCGGCAGCCGGCGTTCGCGGGCACCGGGCCGGACACCGCCCCCGAGCAGGTGCACCTGGGGTGGGGCGACGACCCGGCGACGGCGGTGACGGTGTCCTGGGTGTCGCCGGCCGCCGTGCGCCGGCCGCGGGTGCGGCTCGGCACCGCGGCCGGCGGGTTCGGCCGGTTCGTCGACGCCGAGGAGCGGACCTACGTCGACGGCCTGAACGGCCAGCGGGTCGTGACCTACCACGCGAAGTTGCGCGGCCTCGACCCGGGCACCGCCTACGTCTACCAGGTCGACACCGCCGACGGTCCGGTCCCGGCCGGGCCGTCCACCGCCGGCCCTGGCGGCCCCGGCGGCTCTGGCGGCCCCGGCGGGACGTTCACCACCGCTCGCCGCGGCCGGTTCCCGTTCCGCTTCACCAGCTACGGCGACCTGGCCACCGACAAGGCGTGGACCATCTCGTCCCCCAACGCGTTTCACGCCGTGGACGCGGTCGAACGCTTCGCGCCGCTGTTCCACCTGCTCAACGGCGACCTGTGCTACGCGAACCTGACGTTCGCGCAGCAACCGGCGGTGTGGCGCGACTTCGGCGTCAACGTGGCCCGCTCCGCGGCGAACCGGCCGTGGATGCCGGCGCTGGGCAACCACGAGATCGAGTTCGGCAACGGCCCGCACGGCTACGAGTCGTATCTGACCCGGTTCAGCCTGCCGTCGAACGGAATCCGCGGCCTGGCCGGCAACTTCTACAGCTACCGGGTCGGCTCGGCGCTGTTCGTCTCCCTGGACGCCGACGACGTCATCTACCAGGACGGCGGCGCCTTCGCGGCGACCGACGTCGTCCCGCCGAACGGCGCTGCGACGATCCCCGCCGGTCACAGCCAGTACAACCGGCTGTACACCGGCCCGCTCGCCGCCGGCCCGAACGGCACGCTCACCCCCGGCGGCAACCTGCAGACCCGCTGGCTGGAGCGCACCCTCGCCGCCGCCCGGGCCGACCGCACCATCGACTGGATCATCGTCCAGACGCACCAGTGCCCGCTGTCGAGCTCCGCCACCGGCAACGGTTCCGACCTCGGTCTGCGCCAGGCGTGGCTGCCGCTGTTCGACCGCTACCAGGTCGACCTCGTCGTCTCCGGGCACGACCACGACTACGAGCGGACGTTCCCGGTCCGCGGCTTCGACCGCGACCGCGGGACCGAGGTCGCCGGCGGCGCGACCGTCGACACCCTGCGCCCGCGGCCCGTCGTCACCGACCCGACCGCCGACACCTTCGACACCGACGCCGGCACCGTCTACCTGGTCCTCGGCGGCGGCGGGACCAGCGGCCCCACCGACAGCTACGGCGCCACCCCGACCGGCGCCCGACAGGGCAAGGTGATCACGAGGCGGACGGAGATCACCCGCAACGCCTCCACCGGCACCTACGCCAAATCGCCCGCCGACGCGGTCGAGGAAGCGGTGTGGTCGGCCCGCCCGGACGCCAGCGGCCACCCGTACGGCATCGCCGTGTTCGACCTCGACCCCGGCAGCCGCCCCGGCGGGCCCACCACCATCACCGTGAGCTATCATCACGCGCCCCGCGTCCAGGCGGGCGACCCGGCGCCCGCCTACACCCTGTTGGAGCGCTTCACCCTGCGCCGCCGTCGCTCCGACTGA
- a CDS encoding nitroreductase family protein — translation MELREVMRTAGAVREFTAEPVPDEVLEQVLDAARFAPSGGNQQPWAVLVVRDPELRRQLRDLVREGWREYVAQQRAGVRPFAPGPDGRWHGPAIDLDAAARTPAPSAFVDAFDQVPVLLVLAVRLTALAVTDVDLDRQSVVGGASIYPFAQNILLAARDADLGGTLTTFAARREPAAAALLHLPPDHGIAAVLALGYPARRTTRLTRHPVGTFTRIDTFDGPAFGSASVVPPGGRPDSPTAG, via the coding sequence GTGGAGCTGCGTGAGGTGATGCGCACCGCCGGTGCCGTGCGGGAGTTCACCGCCGAGCCGGTGCCGGACGAGGTGCTCGAACAGGTTCTCGACGCCGCCCGGTTCGCCCCGAGCGGCGGCAACCAGCAGCCGTGGGCCGTGCTCGTCGTGCGCGACCCCGAGCTGCGCCGGCAACTGCGTGACCTGGTTCGCGAGGGCTGGCGGGAGTACGTGGCGCAACAGCGCGCCGGGGTGCGGCCGTTCGCGCCCGGCCCGGACGGCCGCTGGCACGGCCCCGCGATCGACCTCGACGCCGCCGCCCGAACCCCCGCGCCGAGTGCGTTCGTCGACGCCTTCGACCAGGTGCCCGTCCTGCTCGTCCTCGCCGTGCGGCTCACCGCGCTCGCGGTGACCGATGTCGACCTCGACCGGCAGAGCGTCGTCGGCGGCGCGTCGATCTACCCATTCGCGCAGAACATCCTGCTGGCGGCCCGCGACGCCGACCTCGGCGGGACGCTGACCACCTTCGCCGCCCGGCGCGAGCCCGCGGCGGCCGCCCTGCTGCACCTCCCGCCCGACCACGGCATCGCCGCCGTGCTCGCCCTCGGCTATCCGGCCCGGCGCACGACCCGGCTGACCCGCCACCCGGTCGGCACCTTCACCCGCATCGACACCTTCGACGGCCCCGCGTTCGGCTCGGCGAGCGTGGTGCCGCCGGGTGGCCGACCGGACTCCCCGACAGCCGGCTGA
- a CDS encoding hybrid sensor histidine kinase/response regulator, translated as MEDSPTDLASGFLEAAPDAIVGVRPDGRIVLVNAQTERLFGYGRDELVGQSIEILVPDAARGAHPAHRRDYLADPRPRLMGAGLELAARRRDGSEFPVEIALSSIDTPDGLIVAAAVRDVTDRIRAEARFRGLLEAAPDAIIGVRPDGRIVLANAQSERLFGYARDELVGQSIEILVPDAVRAAHPAHRRDYLADPQPRLMGVGLDVAARRRDGSEFPAEISLSSIDTPDGLIVAAAVRDVTGRLDARLEKERLRAEAQRGRLESQLHQSQRLESLGQLAGGVAHDFNNLLGVVINYATFVAEEIAQAAAADADKERWSDVQRDIDEILRAADRATTLTHQLLAFGRRETVQPRVIDLNQVVTDMEHLLRRTLGEHIVLQTSLHPDLWPVMADPGQIEQVLTNLAVNARDAMFGGGVLTIDTTNVDADYEYAAERPDVKVGRYTQFRVSDSGTGMSPELVARVFEPFFTTKPKGEGSGLGLATVYGIISQAGGHSAIYSEPGVGTTIRCLLPATTARTVTVDEEATPITPARDGETVLLVEDQSAILEVTRRLLTRNGYQVLTAGSAHDAIPIAAEYPGEIHLLLTDVIMPHMQGKELADRIRTVRPGIRVLYMSGYAHPVLTTQGKLDPGVILLEKPFSEHLLLAKAREALDLAPV; from the coding sequence ATGGAGGATTCACCGACTGACCTGGCAAGCGGCTTTCTGGAGGCGGCGCCGGATGCGATTGTCGGGGTCCGGCCGGATGGGCGGATTGTTCTGGTCAACGCGCAGACCGAGCGTCTGTTCGGCTATGGCCGTGATGAGCTGGTCGGTCAGTCGATCGAGATTCTGGTGCCCGATGCCGCCCGCGGCGCGCATCCGGCACATCGTCGCGATTATCTGGCCGATCCGCGGCCACGGCTGATGGGGGCCGGCCTGGAGCTGGCTGCGCGTCGCCGTGATGGCAGTGAGTTCCCCGTGGAGATTGCGCTGTCCTCCATCGACACTCCCGACGGTCTCATCGTCGCCGCGGCCGTGCGGGATGTGACCGATCGTATTCGCGCGGAGGCGAGGTTTCGCGGTCTGTTGGAGGCGGCGCCGGATGCGATCATCGGAGTACGGCCGGATGGGCGGATTGTTCTGGCCAACGCGCAGTCCGAGCGTCTGTTCGGCTATGCTCGTGATGAGCTGGTCGGTCAGTCGATCGAGATTCTGGTGCCCGACGCCGTCCGCGCCGCGCATCCGGCACACCGTCGTGACTATCTGGCCGATCCGCAGCCACGGCTGATGGGCGTCGGCCTCGACGTGGCTGCGCGTCGCCGTGACGGCAGTGAGTTCCCCGCGGAGATCTCGCTGTCCTCCATCGACACCCCCGACGGTCTCATCGTCGCCGCGGCCGTGCGGGATGTGACCGGCCGCCTGGATGCCCGCCTCGAAAAGGAACGGCTGCGCGCCGAGGCGCAGCGCGGCCGCCTTGAGAGCCAACTCCACCAGTCGCAGCGACTCGAGAGCCTCGGTCAGCTCGCCGGTGGGGTGGCGCACGACTTCAACAACCTGCTCGGCGTCGTCATCAACTACGCCACGTTCGTCGCCGAGGAGATCGCTCAGGCCGCGGCGGCGGACGCAGACAAAGAGCGGTGGAGCGACGTCCAGCGCGATATCGACGAGATCCTACGTGCCGCCGATCGCGCCACCACCCTGACCCACCAGCTCCTCGCCTTCGGTCGCCGCGAGACCGTACAGCCCAGGGTCATCGACCTGAATCAGGTCGTCACCGACATGGAGCACCTGCTGCGCCGTACCCTGGGCGAACACATAGTGTTGCAGACCAGTCTCCATCCCGACCTGTGGCCTGTCATGGCCGACCCCGGCCAGATAGAGCAGGTCCTGACCAACCTCGCGGTCAACGCCCGCGACGCCATGTTCGGCGGCGGCGTCCTGACCATCGACACCACCAACGTCGACGCGGATTACGAGTACGCTGCCGAACGGCCAGACGTGAAAGTCGGCCGCTACACACAGTTCCGCGTGTCCGACAGTGGAACCGGCATGTCACCCGAACTCGTCGCCCGGGTCTTCGAGCCGTTCTTCACCACCAAGCCGAAAGGTGAGGGATCGGGCCTCGGACTGGCCACTGTCTACGGAATAATCAGTCAGGCCGGCGGACACTCCGCGATCTACTCCGAGCCCGGAGTCGGCACCACCATCAGATGTCTCCTTCCTGCTACCACCGCCAGGACGGTCACCGTCGACGAGGAGGCCACCCCCATAACCCCCGCGCGCGACGGGGAGACGGTTCTCCTCGTCGAGGACCAGTCCGCCATCCTCGAGGTCACCCGGCGCCTGCTCACCCGTAACGGCTACCAGGTTCTCACCGCAGGCTCCGCCCACGATGCCATCCCCATCGCCGCGGAGTACCCCGGCGAGATACATCTGCTCCTCACCGACGTCATCATGCCGCACATGCAGGGAAAGGAACTCGCCGACCGCATCCGCACCGTCCGGCCGGGTATCCGAGTGCTCTACATGTCTGGCTATGCGCACCCCGTTCTCACCACCCAGGGAAAACTCGACCCCGGTGTCATCCTGTTGGAGAAGCCCTTCTCCGAACATCTTCTCCTCGCCAAGGCCCGGGAAGCCCTCGACCTCGCTCCGGTGTGA
- a CDS encoding nitroreductase family protein yields the protein METWDAIRARRNVRSYQDRPVPAEDLERILEAGWRSPSASNRQRWDFVLVTDRAVLGELATIWRGAGHIASSAATIVLVLPEPESDRYRLMDEYDLGQATMLMLLTATDLGIGGGHSAVGDQEAARRILGVPATHRVAYMIGLGYPDDGPLRPVERLDRRPYDEVVHRGRW from the coding sequence GTGGAGACCTGGGATGCGATCCGTGCTCGTCGCAACGTCCGCAGCTACCAGGACCGGCCGGTGCCGGCCGAGGACCTGGAGCGGATCCTGGAGGCCGGCTGGCGGTCGCCGTCGGCGTCGAACCGCCAGCGGTGGGACTTCGTGCTCGTCACCGATCGGGCGGTGCTCGGCGAGCTGGCGACGATCTGGCGCGGCGCCGGTCACATCGCGAGTTCGGCGGCGACGATCGTGCTGGTGCTTCCCGAGCCGGAGTCGGACCGCTACCGGCTCATGGACGAGTACGACCTCGGCCAGGCGACCATGTTGATGCTGCTCACCGCGACGGATCTCGGCATCGGTGGCGGGCACTCGGCCGTCGGTGACCAGGAGGCCGCCCGCCGGATTCTCGGCGTGCCCGCCACCCACCGGGTGGCCTACATGATCGGTCTGGGCTACCCCGACGACGGGCCGCTGCGGCCGGTGGAACGCCTCGACCGTCGGCCCTACGACGAGGTCGTCCACCGCGGACGGTGGTAG
- a CDS encoding FMN-dependent NADH-azoreductase: MPGLLHLDSSADLTGSTTRALTRTFADTWRGLGPQHTVTYRDLHTDPPPHLSDAALHWAPRLRRPGETPDPAAAATQERLLAELLAADVLVIGAPMYNWSIPSTLKAWIDQVHVLGVTAPFDTREQPLAGRPAVVVSARGAQYGPGSPTAGWDHAVPPVELVLGRSLGMAVTVVSTDATLAFRVPAMAELRTTAKAELDAAHRSVIELATRLGHQSAPVR, from the coding sequence ATGCCCGGACTGCTGCACCTGGACTCCTCCGCCGACCTCACCGGCTCGACGACGCGGGCGCTGACCCGGACCTTCGCCGATACCTGGCGGGGGCTCGGCCCGCAGCACACGGTCACCTACCGCGACCTGCACACCGATCCGCCGCCGCATCTCAGCGACGCCGCGCTGCACTGGGCGCCGCGACTGCGCCGTCCGGGGGAGACGCCCGATCCCGCTGCCGCGGCAACGCAGGAGCGCCTGCTCGCCGAGCTGCTCGCCGCCGACGTGCTGGTCATCGGCGCGCCGATGTACAACTGGTCGATCCCGTCGACGCTCAAGGCGTGGATCGATCAGGTGCACGTCCTCGGCGTCACCGCGCCGTTCGACACCCGGGAGCAGCCGCTGGCCGGCCGCCCGGCCGTCGTCGTCTCCGCCCGCGGCGCGCAGTACGGCCCCGGCAGCCCGACGGCGGGCTGGGACCACGCGGTCCCGCCCGTCGAGCTGGTCCTCGGCCGCTCCCTCGGGATGGCGGTGACGGTCGTGTCGACCGATGCGACGCTGGCCTTCCGGGTGCCGGCGATGGCCGAGCTGCGCACGACGGCGAAGGCGGAACTCGACGCCGCCCACCGCTCCGTCATCGAGCTCGCCACCCGCCTCGGTCACCAGTCGGCCCCTGTCCGCTAG
- a CDS encoding DUF1918 domain-containing protein, whose translation MYARVGDRLIQQGRPGHGERHGVILEIRGEGGKAPYVVRWDDGRQSWYIPGTSPPTELRASRDR comes from the coding sequence ATGTATGCCAGGGTCGGGGACCGGCTGATTCAGCAGGGCAGGCCGGGCCATGGCGAGCGCCACGGTGTGATCCTTGAAATTCGGGGGGAAGGGGGGAAGGCTCCGTACGTGGTCCGCTGGGACGACGGACGCCAATCGTGGTACATACCCGGCACGTCCCCGCCGACCGAACTGCGTGCGAGCCGCGACAGATGA
- a CDS encoding amidohydrolase family protein, with the protein MSSAIGGRGGSQADDGPGPSPGSRRGPSRRAAVGLAAVVAGAGTAVVAGAGAAAAAPVAAATTSTGTTSTGTTDTRTTGPGTTEAGTADHATSGATGRIDVHHHAMPAEVRSWLVEHGQLPPVGGPPFAHWSLPAALDTMDRAGIATAVLSAAIPSEFTPTPALAAQLARLANDTIAGVVRGHPTRFGLLAYVPRATPQIAVAEIRHAYDDLHADGVLLMAHDGLTYLGDPTLEPVMAELNARGAVALVHPFALPGVTGIAVPAFVADFLADTTRAAVQLVVNGVLNRYPRIRWILAHGGGYFPYQAARLALGRSLGYGTDLATVDRTLRRFFVDTAGPMSPYSTPSLLAAIGAGRILYGSDYNAVPADTVFAGRNAFLADPALNPATRRAIARDNALALFPTIAARLATGRH; encoded by the coding sequence ATGTCCAGTGCAATCGGGGGACGGGGCGGAAGCCAGGCAGACGACGGCCCGGGCCCGAGCCCGGGCTCGCGTCGCGGGCCGAGCCGGCGTGCCGCCGTCGGCCTCGCTGCTGTCGTCGCCGGGGCCGGCACCGCGGTCGTCGCCGGAGCCGGCGCCGCGGCGGCGGCCCCGGTCGCGGCGGCGACGACCAGCACCGGAACGACCAGCACGGGAACGACCGACACGCGAACAACCGGGCCCGGAACGACCGAGGCCGGCACGGCCGACCACGCCACCAGTGGGGCCACCGGGCGGATCGACGTGCACCATCACGCGATGCCGGCCGAGGTGCGCTCCTGGCTGGTCGAACACGGCCAGCTACCGCCAGTGGGCGGACCGCCGTTCGCGCACTGGTCCCTGCCGGCCGCGCTCGACACGATGGACCGCGCCGGCATCGCGACGGCCGTGCTGTCCGCGGCGATCCCGAGCGAGTTCACGCCGACGCCCGCGCTCGCCGCGCAGCTCGCCCGGCTCGCCAACGACACGATCGCGGGCGTCGTGCGCGGCCACCCCACCCGGTTCGGTCTGCTCGCGTACGTTCCCCGGGCCACCCCGCAGATCGCCGTCGCGGAGATCCGCCACGCCTACGACGACCTGCACGCCGACGGTGTCCTGCTCATGGCCCACGACGGCCTGACCTATCTCGGGGATCCCACGCTGGAGCCGGTGATGGCCGAGCTGAACGCGCGCGGCGCCGTGGCCCTGGTGCATCCGTTCGCCCTGCCCGGAGTGACCGGCATCGCCGTTCCGGCGTTCGTCGCCGACTTCCTGGCCGACACGACCCGCGCCGCCGTCCAGCTCGTCGTCAACGGGGTGCTGAACCGGTATCCGCGGATACGGTGGATCCTCGCCCACGGTGGTGGCTATTTTCCGTACCAGGCGGCCCGGCTCGCCCTTGGCCGCAGCCTCGGCTACGGCACCGACCTCGCCACCGTCGACCGGACGTTGCGCCGCTTCTTCGTCGACACCGCCGGGCCCATGTCCCCGTACAGCACGCCGTCCCTGCTGGCCGCCATCGGAGCCGGCCGGATTTTGTACGGCTCTGACTACAACGCCGTGCCCGCCGACACCGTGTTCGCGGGCCGCAACGCGTTCCTCGCCGACCCGGCGCTGAACCCGGCGACCCGCCGCGCCATCGCCCGCGACAACGCACTCGCCCTGTTCCCGACGATCGCCGCCCGACTCGCCACCGGCCGCCACTGA
- a CDS encoding aldose 1-epimerase family protein gives MEALAPSGRQVELVHGESSVTITEVGGGLREYRIGGVPVLDGYGADAMASRGRGQLLLPWPNRIANGRYTFRGTDHQLPVNEVPLGNASHGLTRWSAWQLDRLGPAAARASFILRAQSGYPFTVSFTAEYRLGDDGLAVTMTATNLGGQPAPVGMGAHPYLMTVGADGATVRADDVELTVPATTWLETDDRSIPVGAREVAGAPVDFRRPHAVGSLALDTCYTGLARDPDGRARVRLGAPGGGSVTVWMDETWPYVQVFTGDTLSPQERRRSIAVEPLTCPANAFNSGDGLRVLEPAETVGGTWGIQATAG, from the coding sequence GTGGAGGCGTTGGCGCCGTCCGGGCGGCAGGTGGAGCTCGTGCACGGCGAGAGCAGCGTGACCATCACCGAGGTCGGCGGCGGGCTGCGCGAGTACCGGATCGGCGGCGTGCCCGTCCTCGACGGCTACGGCGCCGACGCGATGGCCAGCCGCGGGCGCGGGCAGTTGCTGCTCCCCTGGCCCAACCGGATCGCGAACGGCCGCTACACGTTCCGTGGCACCGACCACCAGCTCCCGGTGAACGAGGTGCCGCTCGGCAACGCCAGCCACGGGCTGACCCGCTGGTCGGCCTGGCAGCTCGACCGCCTCGGCCCGGCCGCCGCCCGCGCCTCGTTCATCCTGCGCGCCCAGAGCGGCTACCCCTTCACCGTGAGCTTCACCGCGGAGTACCGCCTCGGTGACGACGGCCTGGCCGTCACGATGACCGCCACCAACCTGGGCGGCCAGCCGGCGCCCGTCGGGATGGGCGCCCATCCCTACCTGATGACGGTCGGGGCGGACGGCGCCACGGTGCGGGCCGACGACGTCGAACTCACCGTCCCGGCGACGACGTGGCTGGAGACCGACGACCGCTCGATCCCGGTCGGCGCGCGCGAGGTCGCCGGCGCACCCGTCGACTTCCGCCGCCCCCACGCGGTCGGCTCCCTCGCCCTGGACACCTGCTACACGGGCCTCGCCCGCGATCCGGACGGGCGGGCGCGCGTGCGGCTCGGCGCACCCGGCGGCGGCTCGGTGACGGTGTGGATGGACGAGACCTGGCCCTACGTGCAGGTCTTCACGGGAGACACGCTGAGCCCGCAGGAGCGTCGGCGCAGCATCGCCGTCGAACCGCTGACCTGCCCGGCGAACGCGTTCAACAGCGGGGACGGTCTGCGCGTCCTCGAGCCCGCCGAGACCGTCGGCGGCACCTGGGGCATCCAGGCCACCGCCGGCTGA
- a CDS encoding response regulator, producing the protein MTTNVTSPGPSTAQQRSEPAPKRSGQTILVADDEDAMREIMRRVLTRNGYHVLTAPSAVEACTIAIEHVGEIDLLLTDVIMPRMQGRELANRIKAGRPAIRVLYMSGYPHPVLTAQGKLEADVYLLEKPFTGPVLLDKVREVLDGSPPAST; encoded by the coding sequence ATGACCACGAATGTCACGTCGCCGGGGCCGTCGACCGCCCAGCAACGGTCGGAGCCGGCCCCGAAGCGGAGCGGGCAGACGATTCTCGTCGCGGATGACGAAGACGCCATGCGCGAGATCATGCGCCGGGTCCTCACCCGCAACGGATATCACGTTCTTACTGCCCCGTCCGCGGTCGAGGCGTGCACCATCGCCATCGAACATGTTGGTGAGATCGATCTCCTCCTCACCGATGTCATCATGCCGCGCATGCAGGGCAGGGAACTGGCCAACCGGATCAAGGCCGGGCGGCCGGCCATCCGCGTTCTCTACATGTCCGGGTATCCCCACCCCGTCCTCACGGCGCAGGGAAAACTGGAGGCAGACGTCTACCTGCTGGAGAAGCCCTTCACCGGACCGGTCCTGCTGGACAAGGTACGAGAGGTGCTCGACGGATCGCCACCCGCCTCCACGTGA
- a CDS encoding GAF domain-containing protein gives MSDDDQLGKSLADLSGVALTEPLRAVLTKIAMFAAQAIPGADGAGLALIEERQPDTVVASAPFVRDVDDAQYRLGEGPCLQACKDRRTQISTRLGAEPRWPRFGVEAARLGVESALSLPLEVEGDLIGSLNVYGTGRDAFAEDAVRVGELFADPAAVSVANARLLLQNQRLLEDLTKRLSDQASALQTISTVMSRVGDSAARALETVQAMNKEGARIVARAHQVWNLSNLDVTKKNADVTNK, from the coding sequence ATGTCGGACGATGATCAGCTAGGCAAGAGCCTTGCCGATCTCTCCGGGGTAGCCCTGACGGAGCCGTTGCGGGCGGTCCTGACGAAAATTGCAATGTTTGCGGCGCAGGCGATTCCCGGCGCCGACGGTGCCGGCCTGGCTCTGATAGAGGAGCGCCAGCCGGACACCGTGGTGGCGAGTGCGCCGTTCGTCCGCGATGTCGACGACGCGCAGTACAGGCTGGGAGAGGGGCCATGCCTCCAGGCCTGCAAGGACCGGCGCACCCAGATCTCGACCAGGCTCGGGGCGGAACCACGCTGGCCCCGTTTCGGTGTCGAGGCCGCCCGCCTAGGGGTGGAAAGCGCGCTTTCGTTGCCGCTGGAGGTGGAGGGCGACCTGATCGGGTCCCTGAACGTGTATGGGACAGGACGGGACGCGTTTGCCGAGGACGCGGTCCGGGTCGGGGAGTTGTTCGCCGATCCGGCGGCTGTTTCGGTGGCGAATGCCCGGCTGCTTCTGCAAAATCAGCGGCTGCTCGAGGATCTCACGAAGCGACTGTCCGACCAGGCATCGGCCCTGCAGACCATCAGCACTGTGATGAGCCGAGTCGGCGACAGCGCCGCCCGTGCGCTTGAGACTGTTCAGGCGATGAACAAGGAGGGGGCCAGGATCGTGGCCAGGGCCCACCAGGTGTGGAACCTGTCGAACCTGGACGTAACCAAGAAGAACGCGGACGTGACCAACAAGTAG
- a CDS encoding ABC transporter substrate-binding protein, translated as MPTHRGGPHGSPHLPSNEPHPGSGRTGTPGSATRALFRPVAAWPVASRQVLALGVAATVAALAAGCGSSSSDASPPAPTTQVVTSVSGEKTTIPLKVDRIAEQFPAHTVTDIMLGAGDKLVAIPQNVKTIPFLRKVFPGVNDLPELFRNGGKVNMEELLKLKPDVVSTISGGDTMTPFTQAGLPAVNMAFDTFPQLAPSIQLAGRVYGGTAVTKAKEYADYVNAKLAMVQSRLAKLPETDKPSVVHIASYPPVVVDGGKSLIDGWIKIAGGTDSASGVKGTHVTVSMEQLLQWNPDVLIIETPGGDQGLAANSAQSVVDNLAKSPGWADLKAVKANRVYLNPQGLYPWDRFGPEEALQIQWAAKVLHPDLFTDVDIRSETRSFYQKFFNYHTTEADLDQILQVGSK; from the coding sequence TTGCCGACCCATCGCGGCGGTCCCCACGGCTCGCCTCATCTCCCGTCCAACGAGCCTCACCCCGGCAGCGGTCGCACCGGCACGCCGGGATCGGCGACCCGCGCCCTGTTCCGGCCGGTCGCGGCCTGGCCGGTCGCGTCCCGGCAGGTGCTGGCCCTGGGAGTGGCGGCCACGGTGGCGGCGCTGGCCGCCGGCTGCGGCAGCTCCTCCTCGGACGCCAGCCCGCCCGCGCCCACCACCCAGGTGGTGACCAGCGTGTCCGGAGAGAAGACGACCATCCCGCTGAAGGTCGACCGGATCGCCGAGCAGTTCCCCGCCCATACCGTCACCGACATCATGCTCGGCGCCGGCGACAAGCTGGTGGCCATCCCGCAGAATGTCAAGACGATCCCGTTCCTGCGAAAGGTGTTCCCGGGGGTCAACGACCTTCCGGAGCTCTTCCGGAACGGCGGCAAGGTGAACATGGAGGAGCTTCTCAAGCTCAAGCCGGACGTCGTCTCCACGATCAGCGGCGGCGACACCATGACGCCGTTCACCCAGGCCGGACTGCCGGCGGTCAACATGGCATTCGACACCTTCCCGCAGCTCGCCCCGTCCATTCAGCTCGCCGGCAGGGTGTACGGCGGAACGGCCGTCACCAAGGCCAAGGAATACGCCGACTACGTGAACGCGAAGCTGGCCATGGTGCAGTCCCGGCTGGCGAAGCTGCCGGAGACGGACAAGCCGAGCGTGGTGCACATCGCCAGCTACCCGCCCGTGGTCGTCGACGGCGGGAAGTCCCTCATCGACGGCTGGATCAAGATCGCCGGCGGTACCGACTCCGCGAGCGGAGTGAAGGGCACGCACGTCACGGTGTCGATGGAGCAGCTCCTGCAGTGGAACCCGGATGTGCTGATCATCGAGACACCGGGTGGTGACCAGGGACTGGCGGCCAACTCCGCCCAGTCCGTCGTCGACAACCTGGCGAAGTCACCGGGCTGGGCCGACCTGAAGGCGGTCAAGGCCAATCGGGTCTACCTCAACCCGCAGGGTCTCTACCCGTGGGACCGGTTCGGTCCGGAGGAGGCCCTGCAGATCCAGTGGGCGGCGAAGGTGCTGCACCCCGATCTGTTCACCGACGTCGACATCCGCTCCGAGACCCGCAGCTTCTACCAGAAGTTCTTCAACTACCACACCACCGAGGCGGATCTCGATCAGATCCTCCAGGTCGGCAGCAAGTAG